The Struthio camelus isolate bStrCam1 chromosome W, bStrCam1.hap1, whole genome shotgun sequence sequence GATCtgtttctttgttgcttttgtcTTTTGTATAATTATGGTTATTAATACAGTAATTCAGttgatcctgatttttttttttttttttttccccttcccaattCTATTAGGTACTGGGTAGATAGTTCATTAAAACGACCAGTATTAGTTGCTTGGAAGAGACATGTTAATTAGCCACATCTATGTTATCGATAAATCTATGGATAACTGGATTAATAACAGTTTGATAGAGCTGTTTGATGGGTAAATGTTGAATGCAAGAagtaaaaaatccatttttatcttTGAACAGTTAAGATTTGCCATGTATCTGTTCTTCTATTAAAAGTATCATAACTAAATTCATTCTACCAGCTGGTTTTATTAAATAACTCATTGTCAATTACaatattaaatttttcattttttgctctACTAACAAATTTAACATTTTGTGGGAATTAGTTTAGATTTTTGTCTTCCTACACTGAAgagctttctgttctttttaataaataaataggtgacttgcttgttttttatttaaatttcctgAAATGGTTATAATAATGCTGGTGTTCTAGAGTAAAACCATAGAATACTGTTTGCTTTTTGATTAAATGTTAGATGATGATAAAGTTGAAAGTAGTCTCTGATTTGCCCACCCCaactgcccccctcccctcagaaaatgcttatttcctttcttttcttttaggggTCCTGTGTCTAAACTAACCTTCAAATTGTTCCTGGCTGTTCTGTGTTCACTTATTGGTGCTTTTTTGACATTCCCTGGCTTGCGACTGGCTCAAATGCATCTGGATGCTCTGAATttagcaacagaaaaaataacacagtaagagaaaatatatacacataggtATATGCTACCCAGTCTTAAACTTCTGTTTAatgtctgaaaataaacaaagcaaactaTTCCAGTAAGAAGGTAGTGACTAAGACTTGTGTTGCTGCCTGCTTTTCATATATCCAGCAAACTTGCCACCTGCCTCTTTCTGCTCAACCTGCCCTCTGCCAGTCTATTACGTTCATTGTCTCTCTTAACTAGAGTACCGGTTAAAGGaacattcctttcctttcctccaacATGACCGTTTCTGCTACAGTATGAgtgtttctgcttcctttttcccaTTATATCTTTTTGGAAATTCAAATAGCTGTGTGGAAGAGGAGATGCagccacaacttttttttctgttgttcttctaGATGAGCATCTTGCCGTTGTTCATGAGTTTAGAGTAAGAtccaaagaaaaaactgaaagggAGAAATAGCTTCAGAAAGGCAGTAAACTGGAAACGCGTTTAAAGGGAATCTAAAACTCAGTAAAAACTTTTGTTAATAAATGTTGAAATTAGAGTAGCATATAGAAGGGAGTTCAACTGTTAAAActtctgtctttaaaatgaaaggcaaattaaAGTTgtccttttcagtatttctgtataTCTTGCATTATTATGACCCAGAATGTATAATAAGGGTCAGAAGTTTACACCAGCTTAAAGGAACATTTTTGTTCTCAGCTGTTCTTGAGGttggaaacaaaatgttttcttatatGTAACTCTTTCTCTTCAGCATTTTCTGATTGAGGGAACAGCTCCAAATGTCGTTCATAGATCCCAACCTCTAAATGTTTAGTACGTGTAAATGACAGATTCTGCAGCATAGGCCATTGTGATCATTTAGTGTAGTCACTTCCATAAGAAACCCATTAGACTTTCTGatgtgaatttttgtttcatgTCCAATTATTTCTACTCAGACTGACGCGTGTATGTGTACAAATATACGCGTGTAATTCCCACTCACCCCCAAACACccagtttaaaaattaatctatGTTCAGAATTGATCCTTCACTCATGGTAGAATGTTAATTAATTACTCTGTATTAGAATTGCATTGTAGTTGAATGCATCCAGTTACTGCTGCAAGCTGTTGGCTTTTGTTATATCTGCTCTTAAGTTTCTATCTATCTGTAGAATGTGATCAAGTCACCTCTttagtcttttcttctttcagctaaataaattaaactcctgagcttttcatttttaatgattttatgattttcaatattttgaaagttCTTGCGCCTTTTCTGTAACTATCCTTGAATTTTCCAACATCTTTTTTGATCATTGGATCCTAGATAGAAATATAAACTGTCTAAAAAAAGACCTGATTAATCAAGAACTAAGAGTAATTAATATCCACTAGTCTGCGTTTATGAACAAAATAAATCTTATCCAAGTTAATGTTTAGGGAAAATTGGAGCTTGTTATTAAAGATAATATTGTGCAGCACCAAGCAAGTTTTTTTGAAAGTCTACCAATACTTCGCCTGTTCGAATGGAACAAtataaaaatgacattaaatggATTAAAACTTGGTTAGATATCAATGTAATTAGGTAATGCAATTATAAAcaaagaatcattgctgagcgATTGTTTCTAATGGGCTCTGAAGAGATCAGTATTTGCCCTAAGTGATGTGTTTTTATCAATGAGTAGATCATTATTGACTGTTTGCAGTAGTTTGACAGTGACTAAAGGGGAGTAGTAAATGAGGATGACATGTCACTGATACAAAGCTCTCTAATTTGGGTGCAGGAAAACAATGCCTTTCCCTGCAGTCAAATACAAGGTCATACATTTGTAAAGAGTATAAGGCACAAGCTATAATTACAGAAAGGGAGACTTAAGTTATGGGAGCAATGACTAAAAAATTGGAGGTTAGGTAGATGATAAAATTCCACTTCAGTAATTTGGCCAAAATGATAACAGTGATCCTTACTTCTATAAACATGGAATAAGTTTTTGtgcacagtaaaataaaaataacctggtGTCACTGTTAATTCCAGTAGcctgtttgatttttctttagcagCAGCTTTCTCCCCTGGATGTACTTTGGAGTTCTCTTAATCCATTCGTACCACTTCCCTAcacattcactctttttttttctgagcctgCTTCAAGAGTCTTTCAGTCTTTCTCCCTCAAGTCAAATAAACAGCGAGTGATTCTTGCCACCCTTTGGCACATTCCAGTCCATTAGCCTGGCAGGAGGTCTTAAATAAAGTGGAAGCTCAGGTAAAATCCTTTCGCAAGTTATTGAAATGCTTTGGACTGTTCCTTGGTGCTGTGGTGTTCCCTAGCAACACTACGTAACTAGCAGTGCTTTTCTCTTCATATGAAACCAATGATTTAAACTGTGTGGTGACATCTTCTGAAACATGCAAACGTTTTAACGGGTTTAGGAAGCTTGATAGTTTGAATCAGTAAGGGCTTGTGTTTTTAGAATAATTTGAttacttcattattttctctATAGTGTAGAAGGAGTCTCGTTGGAGATGGAAATATAGACAAACTGAAACTGTTAGTGAGGAAGTGCTACTAGCGCAACACCAGATCTACAGCACTGAAGTCTTCAactgtgttttcatttcatttgagtAATGAAAAATGGCAGGGATTTGGGGTTCGGATGATAGGGGTTCAGATGAAGGATGTTAATTTCaagaaaaactacagaaaactatttcctttttttaaatgctaacgTCTGTTTTGTACTCAGAGAGCTTCTTCTACATTAACTGTATAGTTTAATATATAGGGAGTTCAGCGTGTTTGAAATGgagtagatttctttttttttcctctctcgctcttttttttttttttttgtcagagtaTCTTCAAATGGATGCAAGTTACGTTTAGTCAAGGTTCCTACCTAAAAATCTGCATTAAACTGGAAAATCTGACCCGTGAGAAGTATTTCCCCTGGTCCATATACATAGTAGAAATTAATTTGattatgtttttaattaagcCAAAAAACTTTCACTAATATAGCAGCATATATTTCACAATTATCCATTTGAGATACTGACCCTCTAGATTAAAATTTTAATGGCTACTGCGATTCTGTGTTATGCCATCATACGCAAATTTTCAACAAGTGACTCTAGTGTGGTATAATGCATGTAGTTCGTTTAGTTAGTTTGTTGGAATATCTAAAAACTTGATTTATTCCTAAGCGcgcttttttttaaccacagccAGTGTGACTTCATAGTATGTTATATTCCTGTTTTGTTGAGACTTAAGTCATACTTATAGAAATAGGAGAgtaattttcttatttacttttccCTAGTATTTTAAAATTGGATGACTCCTTTTGAATCTGTACTACCAGTTTCAACAGAATGGTAATTTTCTGTGTTTAATAACACCTCGTtccctacccttttttttttttcctcttctttcagaaCGTTGCTACATATAAACTTCTTGGCACCTTTACTTATGGTTCTGCTGTGGGTAAAACCAATCACTAAGGACTACATTATGAACCCACCTTTGGGCAAAGAGAGCGTTCCTTTGTAAGGTTccctttaaaaattctttctagGGTATTTAGGATAAAACCATGAGTGTAAGTAGTATTCTGCAAAAGTTATGACAACGCGAAAGACTTAAAATTGTTGGTGTGACTAGTATCCATCTCGAAAGGTACTGTAAAGATGTTCCAGCTGACCTGTAAAGGGCCTCTGTAATTAAGGAAGAATAAGAATTAGTGACAGAGTATTCAACCTGATTAAGAAAGGTAAAGCAGTGGTTCCTGAAGAGCTGCTATCTTCTGGTGAACTCCTTGGTGGAGTTCTATGCAGTTCTTGCTAGGGGCAGAATGCTGCTTTACTGCCAGCATATAATACCTTACATCTTTCTTAGAGGTGTAAGGGAAAAGTCATTTCACTGAAGACAATTGAGATACATTGGTATGAGAACTGACCTAAGGGTCTTAGTACCATGAGATTTGTCTTAAGATCTATGTGTAGATGAAATGCATATGAAATTTGatagctaaaatatttaaaagcatgaaAGGGAAAGAATTTTCAGGAAGAATGGTAACTGAAATGAATATTGTATAAGTAGCATAGGTGGTTGTCACTGTCACTTTATTAATATAGATAATTCAATTCAAAATAGTAAGACTACTGCCTTGAAACTAATGTGATTGGTTGTCCCTTTTATTGCTTTCGGGGTTTAAAAGATGATTCTAAGATAACTCTCTGACCACTGAGCTATTATGTAAAACGTTGAAAACATACAATTTTTgtgtttccattttattcttcagcttttcttgaaATGAGAGTTGTGCTATAGCAATGTATGTAAGGTAGCTGAAGTATATGTTGAGTATCTACAAGTGTATCTCAAAACTTGAATTACTTGAAAGAGCTTGTTTTTTAGTGTTCTGTCTTCATTACTCCGAATTCAAATGTTTGGGAGTATTCTTGTTTGCATACAAATAGATACTAATTTGGATCTAATGCTAAAACAAGGCTACCAAGAGGTACcaataaagagagagaggaggaaaagtgAATATTACTTGCACATGAACTCATAACTGTGAATTGTATGTTAAGTATTTTTGACATTATGCTGTAAGATTTCTTTACAGATAATAGAAACAAATAACTCTCTAGTGGTAGGTGACCTTTGGAAAACAGCATTACCTTTCTTTTATCCACAGAATGTCAGAAGATACATTTGACACCATGCGATTGTGGATTATAATCCTGTTGTGTGCTTTACGGTTGGCTATGATGCGCAGTCATCTCCAGGCCTACCTGAATTTAGCACAGAAATGTGTGGATCAGATGAAAAAGGAAGCTGGCAGAATAAGTACAGTTGATTTACAGAAAATGGTAAGTATAATGGCATTAAGGTTATATGCATTTGCAGTGCTCAGtctgtgcaattttttaaaataggaaaacataAAACAGCTGGTTTGTTGTGTCTTTGTGGCAGCAGAACTGAAATCTGAGTGAAGCTTCCTAAACGATATTCCTTATAAAAATGGCACTGTTACTGAGAAATTCCGGAAACCAAAATATGCAGAGATGTATCATTTGTATTATACAGATGCTTTGTCTTAAGTTGTTCATTCCTTGCTGTTCTAAGAGATCCCTTCATGAAAtattctttacaaatattttggCCTTGTGCTTATCTTGATGATTGTTTCTGTTAAGCATAAATAGAACCTGGTGAGTGTGTAGGGGTTTAGTGGTGATTTGTAGTTATAGCATGGAAAAAGTCAGGTTTCGATGGAATGACAAAATACTGTTTACCTAATCCTAGCTGTGATTTTTTAAATTGGGACAAAGTTTAAGATAGGATGGTTGCATTTTGGGATAAAATGCGGCATATCTAGTTCTGTAAGACTGCTCTCAAATGCACTAGACTAGATACAAAACTGTCTGCCCATCTTGTTACTGAGGCAAGTAGTAAAAAGTAAAGATTTCTTGGAGTTgtgttttttgttgctttctttttttttttttttaatcaacaaactGAGTAGGTAGAATTTTTTAAGCTtgccataaaataataataaagtgctgTTTGTGTGTTGCCTGCAGAATAAACTTACATTTCTAGTCTCTCATGATAATGGTATCTGATAATCTTTAATCTGGCTGAGTCAGGGTATGTTCCTGAAGAAATATTGAAGTATGTCATAGGACAAAGCTGCTTCTCTGTTTTTAGGTTGTCCCTACTCTTTGTAATCTTGTCTTTGTCTCCGCAAATATCTTAAGGTTATAAATGAACTGTGCAGTAGTTATTGCAAAAATTTAGTTACAAACAAGGTGACTAGCGCtgggcttcaaaaaaaaaaaaaaaaaaaaaaaaggttaggaaATACAGCTAGCAACAACTGCCTATGACAGAAGTGTTGTAATTGTTGTGAATGCATAGTTTAGTTTGGGGAGATTTCATGTTATCTATAAAACAGGAATGTCTTCTCTATGTGGAGCTTCCTAAATCTGTTTAATCGGTAAGAAGCCCAATGCCACAAAATAAAGCCCTATCTTGTTCTACTGGCCCGtgtcccctttcttttcttctggcgCTTTTGCCAGTGAAGTCCTTCCCATCTGTCTTACTCTGCTGGTCGTTACTTTCCTATTTGCTCTTGTAAAATAATTTATGgcatatgataaaaatatttttgtttcatgctttttcttctgtcaatgttttactgctttttttttctcatgttagtTTTTGATGCTTGCTCGTCTCAAAGCCCTTTGAGGTTTTAAAGCTATTTCCAAAAATGTCATGTCTGCCTTCATCTTTTTTGCCACCCTGTATTCTGTTCTTTTCCAAAATCCAGTTAACTTTATTTCATTGCTTGCTTGCTATTGattttatgacttttttccttctttatttgatCTAGTCTTTTAGGTCAACAGCTTATATAATATATGTAATGTAGCAGTCTTGAGAAAGATGGAACAGATTGGGAACAGGAGGAGGGATAAATCTGAGTGAATTTCAATGAACCATAATGTATATCTGAAATAAAGACCATTTAAATGCTTTGTTATTGATCAACTACTAATGAAAAgtccttttgtctttatttttaaagtatttcacgTTTGGAAATCTTGCGAAAAACCTCACTTTGAAAAGGGATTGGAATATTAACCAAAATTTGATTTACTTCTGATGAGGCTTTGGACTGCGACTACGACTTCATTTTTGAAATGGGATTTAGTTTGTGGCTCATTTGGGACTCTAAAAATTAACCATATATTTGGCTTTGAGGTGGCTTAGCAAAATTCTAGTGTATTGAAATATGAAGCTTTGCATGATAATTTTCAATTAGCATAAGAAAAATTAATCTTGTTTAGCAGAACTGatatttgcaattattttctttcagtatttcctcTTAGGATTTTGTGTCCTGCAACTAGAATTCATTTTAGGGATAATTTCTTTATTAGGccttttgaatatatatatatatgtgtgtgtgtatatatgtataaaattttTTGCataggaatatttttttaataattacttgTTTTTTCCTAAACACATGCATAAAGGTTTGCTTTGATTGCCCAGACCCGATGAgttactcttttctgtttttccaggtGGCTCGAGTTTTCTATTATCTTTGTGTTATTGCACTGCAATATGTTGCACCATTGGTAATGCTCCTTCACACAACTCTACTATTGAAAACACTAGGTAGGCAAAATTTGAtgaacaaaaatgtgttttgggCTTTCATATCTTCACTCTACTAAAGAGAATTAGAAGGTATGGGTACTCGTAACAGAGAAATACTTTTGTTTCCTGCCATTTAAAGCTAACTGATAAACAGCTTTTAAGCTGTGGTTATCTATTGCTATTGCTGTTTTTAACATCTTTCAACGATATGCTAATTTGATATATTTCTGATaagtttttttaatacaaattaagCTGTTTACCTTCATTGAAATATTCATCTGCTTGAATGAATCTACTTTAAAAATGAGCTGTATAAAGCGTTGTTGTTTTAACCTTATGAATATCTGTTAAttcttttttcaattttcagtCTTCCTTGAACTTTTTGAACACAAGCTATAAGATGTggaatttatttcattattgGGAGACCTGCTGTCACTCTgggttttttctcctgtttcttgtgAGGGATGTCTCTCACAGTCTACCATGCAGTGGTGGCATTCATTTTGCCAAATGTCAACAGAAAGAAATAGGCAATATTAGACTGTGATTCATTCCATCCTCAAGTAGACTTATACATCTGGTAAGATGAATCACACCCAGCACTGACAGGGGTCCCAAGGCAGCTGGCTCACATGGAAATGTCAGGATGTCAAAAAGTAAGGTGAATCCTACCCTAATGGCTTACTAGTATTAGCAGGAAGCCATGTGGATGGATACAGTTAGTATGTACTAAGTTATAAGTAAAATTTTCCAATTTTTATATATGGAAATAATATATATAAGATGATCTATGGAGTTGACAGAAATGGCAGAACTTAATTCTACAACTCTTCTATCTGTTACTCTGTTTTTTAACAGGTAATTATTCTTGGGGCATCCATTCAGAAGCTAATTCTGACACTCCAGTAGAAAACAGTCCACTTCCCAGTTCAGTTTATTCTGAGTCTCCATCTGCTGATGGAAAGATGAAAGTAACTGTAGTACAAATAACAATGGCTTTGGGAAGCCTAAAGAATATTTTCACTCCTCTCCTGTTCCGGGGACTCCTGTCTTTCCTCACCTGGTGGATTGCTGCTTGCCTCTTTTCCACGAGCCTTTTTGGGCTTTTCTATCATCAGTACCTGACTGTGGCATGAGCTGAGCAGCTAGCAAAGCAAGTATGAGGTCAAATTCTGGATACAAACCCAGATACCCAAGaggagatgaagaaaaaagaaaactgtgtgtGAAGAGAAGAcatatcagaatttattcttaaACACTTCCTCTGCGTTCTCAGGGTGAATATTCTTATGACGTTTAAAATCAGAACTGGGTTTGTTACTTTTGTTACCCAAATGGTAGGTAACGTTGAATTATGGTTTTGGGACTGACTAACACTATCGTGTGGCAGGTATTGGTGGGCATGTTGAAAAGATAACACCTTTGAGTATCTTGGTTTCCATAAGCAGTGAGCCACCCACAGAACTTTGTAGCTGAAGAATCAGAGCCCGTGACTGAATGATGTTACTAGGGTACTGGTTATGCCTAGGGTGGCTGCCTACTAAGTAAAATCTTGAAACTGAGCCATGCAGtaaagggggaaggggagaggggttaaaagaaaaacttctgttGGATAGCTATTGATCACTTTTCGccatggaaaatgaaataatccaACAGGACAGGAGAGATACTGTATATTACAGTAAAGAAAGTTTATATAACATTTAAATTTAGCATAGGAATAGATGTGTAGACCTGGCAGGTATTGCTGCCTACATATATGCAGGAACGTTTGTGCAGTGGGAGAgatgttataaaaatatatattattgcaGTCTCTGCAGTCATTTTGACGTACTGGCCATGTGTGTTGGTGCTAATATTGATCCGTGGATTCCATTTGGgtcttttaaatttcttcttttcagataATAGATAAATTCCATTGAATTCACAAAGTAACTGAGGTAGATTAGTGGTACCAATCAAACGTTTAAAACCGGTTAATCCTGCTGACTGAGAGTGTATGTATCTGTGTaatgtacatataaatatatattatatattaaatatataatatatatacaaaatctataaaatattgaatctttattttaaattactgaatgTATGTTACAAGGCAGTGGGACAGGGATATATGTGTATCTAGTAATTTCCAGAtcccttttgaaatgaaaattaaattttttttggaaGTTCAGTTTGAAAGGGCTACTTGTTTTTGGTGCCTCTACAAAGGTACTTAACTATACTAAATAACCTTTGCTATTTTGGAAGAAAAGTTCTATTTAAAGTGTTCAGTCTTGAAATTTCTGTTCTGTCCATTCATCATCTTTTGCCAGTTTAATGTTTGTCAGCTTGGCCACAACTGATGTCTTTTGGTTTCAGAAATAGATTTTCCGTGTAATAAAGCAGATATAGTTAGGAGGAGCAAAGCGTTGACATTACAAGTTTTGTTTAATTGGTAGGATAGATACCAAGTATAGAAGTACTGGGAATCAAACTAGAATGACGTTTTTCAGATGTTCTGTGTAATCAGAAAACAGGAATGGAAACTTAAATGGAGTAGTTTTTTTAATAAGTTAATATTACACTGATGGGAGTTCTCAGTGTTTTTAACTAATATTAgctattttttaatgttactattctttttctctttaaactgtGTAAAGCTTTGGCATATAATAAGCATTTATACATGGAAAAGCTTAACAAATATTTAATCTGTTGCAAAACCTACCGTATGGTAAAACAAAGTGTCAAAGGATGCGGAAAGTTAAGGATTTAAGCTGGTGATAATTGTCCTGCTACTTTGAAAGCCTTTGAAGTTATTTATTAGTTTATTAAATTGCATTTACTGATTTAAGGTAAAGGTTTAAGGCTTATATACACCAGCTAGTACCTACTGCATGCATTTGGGATATCTGAGAACACCTTGCATGATTCTACCAGTTTCATTGCAGTATAATTCAGGGCTACTGGTCCTGCAAGCTTTGTATTTTACACCAACTTTTCATAACTAATGGTGACAAAGGCTCGACTGTATGAATATTATTTCACTAAATAATATTTCACTTCATAGGTTCAAATCTTGAAACATTCCTAGGTAATGTCAATTCAGATTAATAGAATGTTAAAATATGACAGGTCCAGCAA is a genomic window containing:
- the LOC104150077 gene encoding transmembrane protein 161B isoform X4 translates to MGVIGVQLVVTMVMASVIQKIIPHYSLARWLLCSGSLRWYQHPTEEELRVLAGKQRGKSKKDRKYNGHIENKPLTIPKDIDLHLETKSVTERDTLALHYFPEYQWLVDFTVAATVVYVVTEAYYSIVKPSQEMNISVVWCLLVLAFAVKILFSLTTHYFKVEDGGERSVCVTFGFFFFVKAMAILIVTENYLEFGLESGFSNFSESAMQFLEKQGLESQGPVSKLTFKLFLAVLCSLIGAFLTFPGLRLAQMHLDALNLATEKITQTLLHINFLAPLLMVLLWVKPITKDYIMNPPLGKESVPLMSEDTFDTMRLWIIILLCALRLAMMRSHLQAYLNLAQKCVDQMKKEAGRISTVDLQKMVARVFYYLCVIALQYVAPLVMLLHTTLLLKTLGNYSWGIHSEANSDTPVENSPLPSSVYSESPSADGKMKVTVVQITMALGSLKNIFTPLLFRGLLSFLTWWIAACLFSTSLFGLFYHQYLTVA
- the LOC104150077 gene encoding transmembrane protein 161B isoform X1 — protein: MKGVIGVQLVVTMVMASVIQKIIPHYSLARWLLCSGSLRWYQHPTEEELRVLAGKQRGKSKKDRKYNGHIENKPLTIPKDIDLHLETKSVTERDTLALHYFPEYQWLVDFTVAATVVYVVTEAYYSIVKPSQEMNISVVWCLLVLAFAVKILFSLTTHYFKVEDGGERSVCVTFGFFFFVKAMAILIVTENYLEFGLESGFSNFSESAMQFLEKQGLESQGPVSKLTFKLFLAVLCSLIGAFLTFPGLRLAQMHLDALNLATEKITQTLLHINFLAPLLMVLLWVKPITKDYIMNPPLGKESVPLMSEDTFDTMRLWIIILLCALRLAMMRSHLQAYLNLAQKCVDQMKKEAGRISTVDLQKMVARVFYYLCVIALQYVAPLVMLLHTTLLLKTLGNYSWGIHSEANSDTPVENSPLPSSVYSESPSADGKMKVTVVQITMALGSLKNIFTPLLFRGLLSFLTWWIAACLFSTSLFGLFYHQYLTVA
- the LOC104150077 gene encoding transmembrane protein 161B isoform X2; the protein is MVMASVIQKIIPHYSLARWLLCSGSLRWYQHPTEEELRVLAGKQRGKSKKDRKYNGHIENKPLTIPKDIDLHLETKSVTERDTLALHYFPEYQWLVDFTVAATVVYVVTEAYYSIVKPSQEMNISVVWCLLVLAFAVKILFSLTTHYFKVEDGGERSVCVTFGFFFFVKAMAILIVTENYLEFGLESGFSNFSESAMQFLEKQGLESQGPVSKLTFKLFLAVLCSLIGAFLTFPGLRLAQMHLDALNLATEKITQTLLHINFLAPLLMVLLWVKPITKDYIMNPPLGKESVPLMSEDTFDTMRLWIIILLCALRLAMMRSHLQAYLNLAQKCVDQMKKEAGRISTVDLQKMVARVFYYLCVIALQYVAPLVMLLHTTLLLKTLGNYSWGIHSEANSDTPVENSPLPSSVYSESPSADGKMKVTVVQITMALGSLKNIFTPLLFRGLLSFLTWWIAACLFSTSLFGLFYHQYLTVA
- the LOC104150077 gene encoding transmembrane protein 161B isoform X3 → MKGVIGVQLVVTMVMASVIQKIIPHYSLARWLLCSGSLRWYQHPTEEELRVLAGKQRGKSKKDRKYNGHIENKPLTIPKDIDLHLETKSVTERDTLALHYFPEYQWLVDFTVAATVVYVVTEAYYSIVKPSQEMNISVVWCLLVLAFAVKILFSLTTHYFKVEDGGERSVCVTFGFFFFVKAMAILIVTENYLEFGLESGFSNFSESAMQFLEKQGLESQTLLHINFLAPLLMVLLWVKPITKDYIMNPPLGKESVPLMSEDTFDTMRLWIIILLCALRLAMMRSHLQAYLNLAQKCVDQMKKEAGRISTVDLQKMVARVFYYLCVIALQYVAPLVMLLHTTLLLKTLGNYSWGIHSEANSDTPVENSPLPSSVYSESPSADGKMKVTVVQITMALGSLKNIFTPLLFRGLLSFLTWWIAACLFSTSLFGLFYHQYLTVA